In Desulforhopalus sp., the following proteins share a genomic window:
- a CDS encoding acetyl-CoA decarbonylase/synthase complex subunit delta — protein sequence MGFELKKDSYSGSIKAISIGKGDSAITVGGQTCYPFYTFEGNMPNKPVIAMEIWDMAPEDWPDPVMAHFKDVVSDPAAWAKKCVEKFGAEAIVIQLKSVDPNDKDASPESAAATVLKVLEAINVPLIVWGCANPAKDEMVLKVVAEKCQGYNLLMGPVEEKNYKGIGAAAMGYGHAVIASSPIDVNLAKQINILLENLGMPMDRLIVDPTTGGLGYGLEYSYSVMERLTMAAMVQGDEKLQFPMINNLGNEVWKCKEAKQTADAAPLLGDPEKRGIMMESIGAVSYLLAGSSLLIMRHPEAIRLTKEFINAMAGGGSLQNSAPIAKALPEVNIDFAALAPKVDLTIAEEEKKAAPAAAKPAAAAAPAAAAPAAPKPAAPAPAAPVKEEAKAPVQPAVDPAAQAKAEAEAKAQAEAKAVADAKAKADADAKAKADAEAKVKADAAAKEKAAADALAAEKAQRDEDEKALKRLRAQARQAADEAAAANPGVEMAMTADPVQKDQQEKILEMLDRFHRRNR from the coding sequence GTGGGATTTGAACTTAAGAAGGACTCCTATAGTGGCAGCATAAAGGCTATTTCCATTGGCAAGGGTGATTCCGCCATTACTGTGGGGGGTCAGACATGTTACCCGTTCTATACCTTTGAAGGGAACATGCCCAATAAGCCGGTTATTGCCATGGAAATATGGGATATGGCACCGGAAGACTGGCCGGACCCGGTCATGGCGCACTTCAAAGATGTCGTCTCAGACCCTGCCGCTTGGGCCAAGAAATGTGTTGAGAAATTTGGTGCCGAGGCCATCGTAATTCAACTGAAAAGCGTTGATCCCAACGACAAGGATGCCAGCCCGGAATCGGCGGCCGCGACCGTATTAAAAGTTTTAGAAGCTATCAACGTTCCTCTTATCGTCTGGGGTTGCGCCAATCCCGCCAAAGACGAAATGGTCTTGAAGGTTGTTGCTGAAAAATGTCAGGGCTATAACCTGCTCATGGGGCCGGTTGAAGAGAAAAACTACAAAGGAATCGGTGCTGCCGCAATGGGTTATGGGCATGCGGTCATCGCCTCTTCACCGATTGATGTAAACCTGGCAAAACAGATAAATATCCTTCTTGAAAACCTTGGCATGCCCATGGACAGGTTGATTGTTGACCCGACAACCGGTGGCCTTGGTTATGGTTTGGAATACTCTTATTCGGTTATGGAACGTCTTACCATGGCTGCCATGGTTCAGGGTGATGAGAAGCTGCAGTTTCCGATGATCAACAACCTCGGCAACGAGGTCTGGAAATGTAAGGAAGCCAAACAGACCGCAGATGCAGCCCCGCTCCTCGGCGACCCGGAGAAGCGCGGCATAATGATGGAGTCCATCGGCGCGGTCTCCTATCTTCTCGCCGGTTCCAGTTTGCTTATCATGCGTCATCCTGAGGCGATTCGACTGACCAAGGAGTTCATCAATGCTATGGCGGGTGGCGGTTCTTTGCAGAATTCCGCACCAATTGCCAAGGCCCTCCCCGAGGTGAATATAGACTTTGCGGCACTTGCGCCAAAAGTTGATTTGACTATCGCTGAAGAAGAGAAGAAGGCAGCTCCGGCCGCCGCCAAACCAGCTGCAGCGGCAGCTCCAGCCGCAGCGGCACCGGCCGCCCCAAAACCTGCCGCGCCGGCACCCGCAGCCCCAGTCAAAGAGGAGGCAAAAGCCCCTGTTCAACCCGCTGTCGATCCGGCGGCACAGGCAAAAGCTGAAGCAGAGGCCAAGGCTCAGGCAGAAGCCAAGGCGGTTGCGGACGCTAAGGCAAAAGCTGATGCCGACGCCAAGGCGAAAGCTGACGCCGAGGCCAAGGTGAAGGCAGATGCGGCAGCAAAAGAAAAGGCCGCGGCTGATGCCTTGGCTGCTGAAAAAGCCCAGCGTGACGAAGATGAAAAGGCACTTAAACGTTTACGGGCCCAGGCACGTCAGGCCGCCGATGAAGCCGCTGCAGCTAATCCTGGTGTGGAAATGGCCATGACCGCCGATCCGGTGCAAAAGGATCAGCAAGAAAAGATTCTTGAGATGCTGGATAGATTCCATCGCAGAAACAGATAG
- the cooS gene encoding anaerobic carbon-monoxide dehydrogenase catalytic subunit yields MAEVTTKVDKVAKLADPMEASIEASTQEMLRRAQKLNIETVFDRAVTMKPCAIGLQGICCKNCAMGPCRLPLPKDGIQGEDTRKGLCGATANTICARNFLRMIAAGAAAHSDHGRAVAETFLAAAKKQTNDYKIKDPAKLIQIAPYFGIATTVEENGVTKDRDINEIAVGVAEKALAEWGKPAGTLSYLKRAPKPLQDKWAAEGVMPRNIDREIVECMHRTHMGVDQDYKNLMKQGTRASLADGWGGAMIATDLQDVMFGSPSPLQSEANLGVMKEDHVNIIVHGHEPLLSEMIVAAAQSQEMVDYAKSKGAKGIQLGGICCTANEILQRHGVPPAGTFLQQELAIITGACDAMVVDVQCIFQNLANVAKCFHTKLITTHPIAKMEQDNVIHIEFDEHHAMEDAIRIVKIGIDNFQKRGVDVMIPRHKSAQIAGFGVESIRYHLGGSFRGDYFTLNDNIINGRIRGIAGVVGCNNARTKHNEEHITLIKELIKNDVIVLTTGCSAIAAGIHGLLTPESAAVHCGPGLAEVCETVGIPPVLHLGSCVDNSRILLAATEVVKAGGLGNDICDLPAAGSAPEWMSEKAIAIGQYFVASGVYTVFGYHMPLEGAPVFKDYLYKEMENIYGGKWDCEPDPIKHAHKMIAHIDKKRKELGIDKARDRVLMDMADRQALGME; encoded by the coding sequence ATGGCAGAAGTAACCACAAAAGTTGACAAAGTAGCAAAACTCGCTGATCCGATGGAAGCGTCTATCGAAGCGTCGACCCAGGAGATGCTGCGCCGGGCTCAAAAATTGAATATTGAAACGGTTTTTGATCGTGCTGTTACCATGAAACCCTGTGCTATTGGTCTACAGGGCATTTGTTGTAAAAACTGTGCGATGGGGCCGTGCCGTTTGCCACTGCCAAAGGATGGAATTCAGGGTGAAGATACTCGTAAAGGTTTATGCGGTGCCACCGCCAACACTATTTGTGCCAGGAACTTCCTGCGTATGATAGCCGCAGGCGCTGCCGCCCACTCCGATCATGGCCGGGCCGTCGCCGAAACCTTTCTTGCTGCTGCCAAGAAACAAACCAATGACTACAAAATCAAAGATCCTGCCAAATTGATCCAGATAGCTCCGTATTTCGGTATCGCCACCACCGTTGAAGAAAATGGTGTAACAAAAGATCGGGACATCAATGAGATTGCCGTTGGTGTCGCTGAGAAGGCCTTGGCCGAATGGGGCAAGCCGGCGGGGACCCTTTCCTACCTGAAGAGAGCACCGAAACCACTGCAAGACAAATGGGCGGCAGAAGGTGTTATGCCCCGCAACATCGACAGGGAAATTGTTGAGTGTATGCACCGTACCCATATGGGTGTTGATCAGGACTATAAGAACCTGATGAAACAAGGTACCCGTGCTTCTCTTGCCGATGGATGGGGTGGAGCAATGATAGCCACCGATCTCCAGGATGTTATGTTCGGCAGCCCGAGCCCGCTGCAGTCCGAGGCCAATCTTGGCGTTATGAAGGAAGACCATGTCAATATCATCGTCCATGGCCACGAGCCGCTGCTTTCAGAAATGATCGTCGCCGCCGCGCAATCCCAGGAGATGGTCGATTACGCCAAATCAAAGGGAGCAAAAGGCATCCAACTCGGCGGGATCTGCTGTACCGCCAATGAGATCTTGCAACGCCATGGCGTTCCTCCGGCAGGTACCTTCCTGCAGCAGGAACTGGCTATCATCACTGGTGCTTGCGATGCGATGGTTGTTGACGTGCAATGTATTTTCCAAAACCTCGCCAACGTCGCCAAATGTTTCCACACCAAGCTCATCACCACCCATCCGATTGCTAAGATGGAGCAAGACAACGTCATTCATATTGAGTTTGACGAGCATCATGCCATGGAAGATGCGATCCGCATCGTCAAGATTGGTATTGATAATTTCCAGAAGCGCGGTGTCGACGTGATGATTCCACGGCACAAATCGGCTCAGATCGCTGGTTTTGGCGTTGAGTCAATTAGATATCATTTGGGCGGCAGTTTCCGTGGCGATTATTTCACCCTCAATGACAACATTATCAACGGCCGTATCCGCGGCATCGCCGGCGTCGTTGGCTGTAACAACGCCCGTACCAAGCATAACGAGGAACATATTACCCTTATCAAAGAACTGATCAAAAACGATGTCATCGTCTTGACGACTGGCTGTAGCGCCATAGCCGCCGGTATCCATGGCCTGTTGACTCCGGAATCGGCAGCAGTGCATTGCGGCCCAGGGCTTGCAGAGGTTTGCGAGACCGTCGGTATTCCGCCGGTACTTCATCTCGGTTCCTGTGTCGACAATAGCCGTATCCTCCTGGCAGCAACAGAGGTTGTTAAAGCAGGCGGGCTGGGTAATGATATCTGTGATCTGCCGGCTGCCGGCAGTGCACCCGAGTGGATGAGTGAGAAGGCTATCGCCATCGGGCAGTACTTTGTGGCTTCCGGTGTGTACACCGTTTTCGGTTATCATATGCCTCTTGAGGGGGCTCCGGTGTTCAAGGA